tcagaagcaagtcctaccaCGTTCAGCAGCACTAACTGCCCAGGAAGTGGCCTTCATACAGCGTGAAGGAACACACCTGCTTCTGCAATCAGACCCAGAATCCCTGCCCAGGCCCCGTGAGGTATGGCGAGAGGCCTTGCTGAGTTTGGATCCTGCTAAAACTGTGCTTCTCTCTGAGAGCAAGGCCAGAGGCAAGGCACTCCCACCAGCTTCTGCACTCCATTCTCAACAACCCCCCCAAAGGAAGCAGGAATTCTCTTGTACTCACCAACATACATCACTGTCCCCCGTTTGTTGGGCTGCCCCGAGGTGCGCACTTCACACCTGGCCCCCACAGAGATAGCCTCGGCCAGGGCCTTCTCCTCAGCCAACTTCTGCTCCTGCTCCACCTCCTTCCTTGACATTTCTTCCTTGTTGTACTGCCCCAGTTTATTGCGCTTCAAGAAGGAGCGTGCTGTGTCTGCGGAGCAGAGAGAAGATGCTTCTGGCTTCAGTACAGGGAGGCAGTACTGCTTGGAAGATGCAGCAAACAAAATCCTCCTTCCCACACACCCACACTTGGTTTAGTGGTCCAAAGGAGTTAATGGGGTGGATCAGAATCTGGTGCGAGGGTGATGAggtagtgcaggggtgccaagGAAACATCTGACGTAGATAGGAAATTGCCTGATGGACATGTCACTTTGACATTTGAAGATCTGGTCTCTTACCAAGCATCAGAAACTTAACCAATGTTAATACCTGAAGGGACCTTCTCTGCAATGCCACCCAGGTTATGGAACGCCTTAAACCTGGGTGCAAGGCTGGCTACATCACTTCCACTAACCCACAACAACAGAAAACAAGTCTGTCCAATTTAGCCTTTAAAGCCCACGTTTGTGCTGATCTGTTCTGTTGCTCTTTTGACTCGGTTTTCTGGCCCCAGTGTATTTTTTGTTGTTAActcttgtatttatttttattatatttcatTGGGTGTTGTGAGCTACCTTGAGTGCCTTCCTTGAGGAAAGGAAATGGTGAAATGCAACTAGTATATAAAGCAAATAAGCACAGCCAGGAATATACATGTCAGCTCATAAAGACTTTGCTTGGAAGGAAAAATCCACCAAAAAGGGGTAAATGAGCTTCCCTCAAAACAAAGAGGCAACAAGATTCCCCTGGCAGACTCTCAGATTAAAACAAGGCCAACCAATGCagcacagggtacaagccatgatgtgtatgcgcaacctcctgattttagaaatgggttatgtcagaatgccagatgcaagggagggcaccaggatgaggtctcttgttatctggtgtgttcctggggcatttggtgggccgctgtgagatacaggaagctggactagatgggccatggcctgatccagtggggctgttcttatgttcttagggattGCTGAATAAACTGCTTATTGAAGCAGATGAGCCCACAGCCATCATCAAAGGGCATTTTCTCTACATGTCAGAAACACGCAGCCCATCACCGCGTCCTGGTCACTGTTGCAGCTTTAGTCCTTGCACACACATTCACAAGTGGCACTGCCACTCATCCTCACCTGCCCTCTTGTCGTATTCGGAATCTGCTATCTGGATTTTTTCCACCCTGGACACGTCTTCATACTCTCCAATCCTTGCACCGCTCTGATCGATCACCTGCATGACCACAGAAAACAGTGCCTGGGCATAACTGGCCATTTCTCTCTTTAATGGCAGAAGCAAAGCCGCAACCAGCTTGTTCAGCTTGTGGGAAAGTGTGGCAAATTTAGAAGGCACTTGTGTGCTCCACCCCCACCTCAGGCACGAATGGTGGGAATGCAAGAGAGGGTCTTCTCAACTCAGCACCCAGCCTTAAGAACTCACCGCCTCAGGAGATCCACTTGACCCCCCTCCCTGAAGGCATCCCATTGTCAACCAAAAGCTCTTCCCCTGTGCATGGCTTCTGACTTGACCAGCTTTCAATTTTCACTATTCTCTTACTTTCTACCGTATCGtttatctggcattcagaatTATTTTATTAACTGCACTTTTTCTTTGTTGTGTTAGCAGACTTGAGCCATGTTTGACTCAGAAAGCGGGAATATTAGTGCTGCTGATAACAATAATTATTATAAATCACACTGGCATGCTTACTTCTCAAGCAACCCAGTCATTAAATTTATACCAGACATAATAGGTCATATAATTATTAGTCATTGTTTATATTCTACAATCCATGTGTATAGTGCTTTGTAGAACAACAAGAGGTCTTgctccaaggagcttacaatttaGATGTCAACAgtaggggaaaggaagagaaaatggtaGCAATTGCACCCAGAAAATCCCAAAGCTTTGGAGATCCCTCCAGGGATGCAGATGCCCACAACTGGCACATTCACTGTTCAGACTTTGAACCAGTCCTTAATGGGACGCCCTGGAGATATCCTTCAGACCCGGCACCCCAACCCAATAGACACCCCAGTCTGCCTCCTCTCACTATGAACAAAGATGCAGTCTGGTGCAGAGAGGTGCAATTGGTTTTGCATTGCCCCAGGAAATGACCAGCTTGACACTCACATGGATCCTGCACCCATCATCGATGGGGTAAGAGCCCAGCAAGGCCTCATCGCTGTCCAGCTTCATCACAAACTTGTCGTCCGCACTATAGAGTTCAAGGTccatgcatgatgctgggcttcCCACGACCAGTTCCAGCTTACACTGTTGACAGGGCAAACAGACAGACCCAATCAGGGAGGGATACTTTTCTCAGTTAAGAGGTCAGCAGCAAAATTTAACACAAAACTTGCTTGAGCTCAAACCACAAATCATGTATTGCCAAAGAGGCCTCAACAGTGAATACCAGCTGGGGGTCAGAAACAGGAGTCCCCTTGGGCCTAACCTGGTCATCTGAAGGGTGCTGCCTCACCCTCCAGTTGCCAAGCTAAAGGCACAAGAGGTACCTGTGGCAATAGAACTTATAGGCATGGCAATGCAAGGAAAGCAGGTTTGGAGCACTGGCACACAGCAT
This sequence is a window from Tiliqua scincoides isolate rTilSci1 chromosome 10, rTilSci1.hap2, whole genome shotgun sequence. Protein-coding genes within it:
- the TBCB gene encoding tubulin-folding cofactor B, yielding MSLSGSPAVVSVSISSSLNSFRALKRFSRGLTLAEFKCKLELVVGSPASCMDLELYSADDKFVMKLDSDEALLGSYPIDDGCRIHVIDQSGARIGEYEDVSRVEKIQIADSEYDKRADTARSFLKRNKLGQYNKEEMSRKEVEQEQKLAEEKALAEAISVGARCEVRTSGQPNKRGTVMYVGLTEFKPGYWIGIKYDEPLGKHDGSVGGKQYFECQAKYGAFVKPQYVTVGDFPEEDFGLEDEM